TCATAGGAACCCTGAAATACAAGGGGAAATGGGAATGCCTATACACAATCCAATGTGACAGTGTTGTGCATGTAAGGGTTACTGATTGGGTCTACAGGCCCAAGTCCAGGGGTCTAAAGGGTCAGGGAGCACTGAGACTCAAAACAACTAGAAAGAGATGTTCAAGGACcagaaaaagatacaaaaagaCCACCGAAAGACGTGAAATGACCACAAAAAtactcaaaacaacaacaaagatgtGAGGCAACTTTAAAGACATGCAAAAGGGCCACAAAGACATATAAGATAACTAATAAGAAACATGAAATGGCCCAATAGAgactcaaaacaacaacaaagatgtGAGATAACCACAAACAGAGAACAAAAGCTCagaacaaccacaaagagacacactcACTCCTACGTAGGAGGGGTTGTGGGTGTTGTACATGTCTATCCGTGCCCATTGTCTGTGTCCATGGTCTCATTATATTTGTCAAGTGAGGCCACTACATGCTAAATGTTAGAAACATGTTTTAGTATAAAGTATAATAGCAAACTACGACCAAGATAGCCcttgttcattcattcattattagtgaatattttcctaatttttctgcaattctaacctttacataaatatattGTGCAGATATATGGAACTGGCACTCCTTTTTCAGACTTAATATATGAATAATTGCAGTGTATTTGAGGAGTTTGCGTACCTTGGTGGCATATGGGTCAGCGGGAAAGTATTTCTTTGGTGTAATCAGCAGAAGTATCCTGTCCCACATCTGGATTCCACTCAGAGAGGTGATACCCATGTAGAGGAAGATACCGAACAAGGCTGTCATAGGAATCATCTTCAGAATAGGTTCCATGAAAATAGAAATACCTGGAAATCACAAAAGGTGAATCATTACTGAAGTAAATTGTTATGAGCCTGCCTTGTTTGAATGAACACTGTAGATGGCAGCACTTACCAACCATGATGGCCACAAGCATGCCACTAATCCTCTGCTCAAGCACCTTCTCAATCTCTGGTTTCGGGCCCTTGGACATGACAGTGAGAGCATTGGCGTGGGTGACAGATCGCACAGTGGCAGCACTCAGCCAGGGCATTCCAAAAATAGAGACAATGCCCCCCATGGTGACCAGGAGGAGGAGATCAAAATGAAAACCGGATCCTTTAACCATCTTCCTTTCAGGTTTGCTCACAATTAGCCTGGCAAAGAGACAACAACAGGGTTAATTAACTTCACATTAAAGGTGCAGTATGTGATTCTGCACGAAGATTGTTGATTTGAACTCAACTACCAAACAAATGTAACCACCCCCTCCCCTTCATTTGACAAAACGTGTATTGGATTAAAATCACTTACTACACCTTTAATTAATAATACAGACTCTAATGTCATTATTTATAGTGTCACTAACGTAGTAATCTGGGACTCCAGGAAGATGAGGATGAAGACGAGGAGTGCTGGTACACAGCAGGCACCCATCATCCAGATGGGGAAGGGCTTGTTCAGTCCAAAGGGGCTGATGAACCAGCCTCTGGCTTTTGGGTTGGTCACCTCAATGCCTTTTGGCACAACCAGTTTCTACAAGTGGACAAAATTATTTTCATTCAGCTCATTTATCACCATAAAAATCCCAGAAAGACAAATCAACATGAAAGTCTTTCTTCTGCCTgaattattttgatattttccaACTGATGTGAAATGAGTTTATAAAggatttaaattaatttaaacatAGAATGAGGATAGCATGAGTTTAGTCCGATATTAGAGGGGCAAACTTAAAGAGCATTGTAACCAGGAACGTAAACATCCTTTTTATGTGCAGGAAGTGGGTTTACAAAGATTTTAGACAGACATGCCAATAAAGTATGAGTTTACATTATAATTAATACTGTCCCAAGAATGTAGCTGATAGAACATCCTTTTTACAAATTCTTTTGGTCTATTGGTGTTTGCTTGCTCCATTAAAATCCTCGCACTAAATATGAATGACTTAAGGTTTCAgtttgattgactgattgattgatttgatcgAGTTAACCCGCAAAATTTGGAATTTAAGTCAGatcttttcaaataaaaggCCAAGATTTGACTATTCTTGATTTTAAATTGCTCGAACGCCTTGTTCCTAAATGTTCTCCCAACAACTAATCAGCGACTGTCATAGAAAACCATTCTAATAGAAATGTAACCATATTTTGTCAATGACATACACTGTATACTCTTTggaaatttaaatatattttacagaGAAATTTCTCTATGAATTGGAGGTATTGGCTGACAGATGCCTGTCTTCTCTCCAATATAATGGACAGCAATGTCTCTCGCCAGAAATCATGACCCGGATACTGAAGATAATCTACAGACCTGATTGTGAGCACTTACATGtaggaactattttctttctgaaCATTGTTAGAACTTATTTGAGTTGACTTAacccaccacaacacaacacttaCCTGAGTGTAAGCATCCTCAATGCAGATATCCACAGCAATCATGAAGAAAATAGCAATGGGGACACCAAAATCGCCAATCAAACGACGGAGCTAGTGAGACACCAGGATACACCATGGTTAAAATCACAGAACCTACTTAGTCTTTTCAAAAGTATACAGTCACTGGACATAGAAAGTAGATCTTACCGGGCCGGGGAAGTAATGACCATTCTTGAAACTGCGAAGGAAGTATGCAATGAAGAAGCAACCAAACATGAGGCACATAGATAGCAAGGCGGTGTTGGGGTAAGCCCTTTCAATCTCCAGCTCATGGATGGTCACGTTGCCATCGTCATGGACCTCAACGTGCTCCAAGACGATTGGGTGGAAGGGATTATCTGCTGATGTGTTTAGATGATCGTAGTTCAGAATCAGAGGGTGGGTTTTGAAGATCTGAGCAACAGGAGATGAGGAAACAAAATGTATGAGACAACACACAAGGATGTGAAGTGATAGGAAAATGGTTTCTATGATGTGAAATGGATAAAGATGATGAGGTGGGGGAAACCTTGATGAGCTTATTAAAGGTCTCATAGATGAagatgagagagatgaggaTGGAGAAGATTTCCTGAGTGAAGCGGGAGATGAACCGGACCAGGAAGCTGCCTTCCACGGCCACGATGATGATCACGATCACTATCAGCCACATCCCCACCCAGATACGTCCCACAATGTACTCAATGCCCTGGGAATCGCAGAACTAGTATGGgatgaagaaaagaaagtaGATGATAATGAAGAACAGAAAATAGATAattaaagcattatttcaggGAGTTTCAACATCTGACAACTCATACGTACTTCGTGAAAAGCTTCCTCAAACACAAGCAGTGGTCCGGAGAAGCCTATGACAAGGACAGGCTGGGCGGCGATGAGGCAGAAGATGACACCCTGGAGGCTGGTGGAGATCATAAGCTCTGACACGCccatcattttatttgttttgtcagcTAAAGTCAGACAACAGAGAGAATTTTCAATACTATTAAAGATCAATAAAATCAAATGAATTGAGCCTAAAAAAATCAGACACATCTCTCTATCTGGATCTCTCTTTTACCCAAAAGCCCTCCAAAAGTGATCGCCGGGGAAAGGGCAGCGAAGTAGATGAAGATGACGGCAGCGAGGACCTGAGGGTTCAGAGCGTCTGTGTAGTCGCTGATGTAGTGGCGGTAACGGCGCTTCAGATCCTTCACCATCCCACCGAAAGGATAGCCTGTGCGGGCCAGAGGGTCCTCCTGAGGCTCCTCTGGAGGTTTCTCAACTGGTCGAACAAATCAAACTGACATTAATATTGATTACACTAAATGTTGTTTTATGTCTTTTctatttaaaaagtgttttatgtaATGTTAGATGTTCTCAGAGTTTAGACCACATTTCCCATAAAACCTTGTTAGGTCCTTTTGCAAGAtgttacttaaccctcatgttgtccttgggtcaaactgacccattttcagttattttcttcttctttttgtgataaaaaatgggcctttgaaataagcgctgaaaatgacaacattaaaaacagctacaaacgttggaaaaaaccctcaagaaaagcacccacaacattgaaaaagtgacaaaaatgtcggaaaaagcaaaaaaaatgggtttttttcatggttgacaagaagacaacacaagggttaagtaataAAAggttgagacaaaaaaaaacattgtatttaagTTAGGGGTGAATTTAGGGAGCAGTTGTAGTGAGGAAATGAAAATTTGTTAATCACTTTGTAAGTGTGCatgaatagtttgacatttttggaaatatacTGACCTAAGACCCTGTCACCAAAGGCAAGACGGGTGTCATTGGGACGGAGTCTGTCACGCAGCATCTTTTTCTGGAAATCTATGATTGGCTCAAGCATTTCCTTATCTTGAATCTCAGTGGGAGGGATCACAATGCTGCAATCCATGAAGTCAGCGATGGCGTTGGTCAGATCTTTGTCAGTCTGAGCCAAGTAGGCCTCCAGACAGAACACCTGTGAGAAAGCAGAAATCTTTTATTCACCTGCACCTAACAAAGTGGCCTTCTTCTCATTGGTGTGTGAGCCCATTGCTAAAGCAACTTGCTGCTGAGCtattattttcctctatcaatactgtctcttctctctcacccAGTCGGCCATCAGAGCACCCATTGCGCGGCCACTTTCACTGTAGTCTATCCCGCTCTGGCTGGGGCCCACCAGCACAAAGACGAAGCGAACGGGGACAGGAGACTCCAGGGAGGAGTCCATCACCACAGAGTCCCTCAGCCTCACAAAAGCCACCACTGGTTTCTGCAGAATGTCCATGGCACCTATCAAAAACATCCTCTTTTAGCCATATCTGTTCCAGAACCACACATGGAGACACATACTGGCATCTGAATTACATGAACATACCTGAGAGGACAATTGAGGCCTCCATGTTGTCAGAGGTGTCTCTCTGCAAGAAGAATGGTAGGTTGATACATTAACATGATATTGATGATCACCCAAATGATGAAGGTGGACAAGACtgtgtaaaatgaaaagaagcTAAATGTATACCTTCTTGGATACAGAAAATGTCTGCATCTCAACATCTCCAGTGTCAGTAACCACGGGTCCTTCAGTCTGACTGGAAGGACAGATAAAATAAGAACAAAGTGCATGCTGGAAACATTGTGGATGGCTGACGTCTTGtagaaagaaatggagaaataGTGGGGCAGGTGGCTTACCTGCGTCTCATGAGAAGAGCTCTCAGAAGGCCGTCCCGATCACTGGCGCGGATCTCATTCTTGTCCAGCAGCTCATCAGCCACCTTCTCAGCCACAGCAGACAGGCTGCTGGCATTCAGGTCGAGGATCACAGCACCTACGAGTACGTTTGAGTTGCTTTTAACTGGTCATGTCaaactagatagatagaaagtTGTTTCCACTGCCTGTACACACATAACAACAACTAATCACAAAAACCTTAGACACAAGTAACACAATACATGAACATGAGTCCATTgcgttttgtttgattttatcCTATTGTATGCACATATTTTCCGTTTCATCTAAGGTTCCAAAGTCACCTGTGCTCATGGTCTTGCGGAGCTGGATCAGGCTCTTGAAGGTGAGATGGGAGACATGAGAAGGACCCCATTTTCCGGAGGCGGGGTTAAAGTTCTCCTCGAAGCCCACCCAGCGGCCAGTCTCCTGCCAGGTGTTGCCCTGTAGCTCGTTCAGCTCCACATAGGCCTGTGGTAATGCAATGGGGTTAGCTAACAAACACACCAGTGGATAATGTTGgtttacatgaataaataataaataaaactaatatCTGATAAGTGAGAAGAATGTTGACTAACTTGAGCATCCCCTCTTGTGGTGGCATTGGTGTTCAGGTTCAGATAAGCTGAAATAAAGAGccaagaaacagaagaaatttttcagatcctttacttaaaggtccaatggcgTGAAAACTTCAATTTGAGaggtattttaacattaatatgagttcccccagcctgcctatggtcccccagtggctagaaatggcgataggtgtaaaccgagccctggccacacccccagcctccaccttggccagtttctctccttctcaaaagctacagactcagaaatggcacatactaaggaaagctcattgtgggactgactttagtggctgtaattctgcaccaaggcagaattttgggaaagagacttcagatacggtattaggggaccactaaggtctatttaaaagcatccaaagagcaccatgtcatgggacttttaagtaaaagtagcaaattCTCCACTACAAGTTAAAGccctgcattcaaaaacttgcTTAAGTAATAGCATGTATCAACAAAATGCACTTAAAGTGTGAAAAGTAAAGGGATTCATTGTGCAGTATAATGTTTCCTGTCAGTGTTTTCCTATGCTATCCGATGTTTCTGGATTAATATCACTGCTGTATTAATGTGTAAGCAGCATGTTACTGCTGGAGATGTTTCAGGTTGTGTTAATCTTTTACTCCTGTATAtcctgttgggtagtttaatcaacagcaatgcatcatattctatacGATCATTTAATGTGTGTCCTGTGAGAACTACAGaaaaacagccctgttttcagctttgtggcGGTGCCTTTTCCTTTTGATCCAAGAGGTATTTAAGTAGTTTATTTAGCCACATAAAGGAACAATTttaaacattcaacatcaacacatctgaACATACATGGTTTTCACTGAACAGGAAGGGGATGAAAAACTGTCTGAATataatctgaaaagtaactgtCAGtcgaaatgtagtggagtaaaaggtaGGAAGTAGCATACGATAAAAATAATCAAGAAAAGTACAAGAACCTTGGATTTGTACTTGAGTAGTCTAAATACATTCCACCCCTGcagaaaagtgatttaaaaagtcaaaatcacCAACAGATGCATGGCCTGTGAGGGGAACCTACCCTCTGAATCACTGTGGATGGCCACAGGtgcctccacctcctcttcctcttcctgcctCCCCCCCTCCAGGTCGTAGAGTGGGGTCCTGGGGGtgtggagaaaaagaaacatcaaTAAAGACTTGGGCACGAGCGCTTCTCAACAACACCTCCTAATGTCTCAACTGTGAAGTGATTCAACTCAGCCCCTGACGAGGAAATTTTGAAAATTTGTTGGGAAAATGCACTTCTATGATTGCGTCTGTCAAAGAGTCTTTGAAGCCTGTACTTGTAGATAGCAAATAGCTTCAAATACATCCAAGTAAAGGTGTCAGTTTAGGCTGACCAAGTTCTCTGTGATTGGAATTCTATGTGTGCCATCCTGCCCTTTGCCACAAGAGGGCAGGAATGCTCAACATATCTCTATTCATTGACTCCTGGGTTTTGGTTTTATGACCTGAGTTAAGACTCATGCATATTTACCACGAGCTGCATTAAAAAATACCCCTTCCCTTCGAGGATTGGCTGAGCCTCACCGCCTTAGACTCTCATATATATCCAAGATTTAAATATGTCTGTAAAACCTCAATTTTTCTTGAACTAAAAAGCAAACTCAGACAGTTACTTTCCATAACTCAAGGTAGCTATACGCTGATTTTATTGTAATGTTGGTAAATACTCAATATCTTTATAGTTGAGTATATGAGATGAATTGTATATGACCTGAGTTCAGGATGAACCTTACCTTAcatttttggccacttgggggcagggAAAACAAGCTGTTGTCATTACATTATCACCAATGAGTCCATCTCaatgacatgtactgtatgtgtataagAGGAAATGGAAACAGCGTTGGAGGCAGAGCCCTGCTCATTCCTATGAGATTTGCTCAGTGGCACATGAGACTAAAAAACTTCATCTGCCACGTGTAAAAATAGTAAATATTAAGCTATTTGATCTCAgaattgaatttgtattttgGGCCAACTTATGAatgtccaatattcactctctttttagctctggtttggtctccaccaactcctcaGGGAAATGTCTGACTCTTAAGCTGCTACATGTAGTGCAAATAAAAAGGTAAGGGAACCCATTGGATTTCTCTGCATTTCTACAATATTTAGACAAAAAATGTGGTCTGATATTTTTCAAACTCAATAATGAACAAGCTACATCTGCGTGTAACATGAAAACAATTGCAATTGATTAGTTATATAGATATTTAAGGAATGTCTTGATCATTAATGGCTCTCTTCCATTCATGTCACAGAATCTGAATTGATTTGAGGCCAGGATTGACCTTCAACATTCTTATCAACTTCAAACTTTTCTTATGTCTGAGACATTTTGTAGTTCATGTTTCACTGGGTTTAGGGGCATTCTCATGTAACATCTCCCAACTTCTATTAAGCATCAGATGACTGACAGCTACGCAGATTTTTGTtcatacattgtttttctcaatAAGTAAGTGTTGTTCAGGCCCTGCTCTACGAAAAAGACCACAGATCATGTTGATTCCTACTTCATGCCTCACTTTAAGGTGGATGTTCAACAACGTGGAACAAAATATAATCTATTGTTTCAGGTTTTTATAGAACAATATCCCTGTTACAATAGTTAGATGTACAATGTCATAAATTTATTTCAAAGATTATTTATTGGGTTTTGTAGGCATTTATTTCCACTGGACAGATGAtcacatgaaaggggagagagagggggaatgacatgcagctaagggccgcaggtcggagtcaaacccgcggccgctgcgtcaAGACATAGACCTCTATATGTGTACACCTGCTCTACCATCTGAGCTGACCCAGCCACGAGAATCATGCTTTTCTTCCTGATGCCCTTCCATGCGCACCATTTTAgccctattttcttttttattgctgAGACACAAAAAGACTTTGGTGACTTTGAGATATTTATACAGGTCTTTAACTGTAACCCAAGGTTTctcttttacctttttaaacCTTTATCAAACTGAAAACTCAAAGCACATGGAAATGAGGGATGGTTCACATGAGCTTATGAAGAGATGAGTGTCTTGTAGTAGTTTTTGTAGAGGTTATGAAGGTTTTCACATAGCCTACTATTTCCTATGTGGATTTTTAATGCTGAGATTATTTAATTAACATGCCAATTCTGTGAAACAATTATTTGAGTGTTATTAGTTTACGTAGAGTGTATTTGTCTGTTATAGTGAATTTGATGAAAATCAGACTACATTTTATGGATAAATTATGCATAAAAAGGTCATTATAAAGAgttcactttctttttctcagcaTCACCACTATGTTCAGGAGTTAGTCTGCTGTTTAATTCTGGACAGGAAGTGTAAAGTGGGTTTATCAGacctttttcatttaaaaataaaaacaaagtgatcAAAACATAAAAGTTAAGGcctataaaaactaaaaacaatgaGCCAAAATAGGCTAAAATGCTCTGTAGAGCTGGGAGGAACTGATTGTCTGCAGGTTCATCACTAGATGCAAACCATTTCACATTACACAAAGTCAAGTGTGACAACTATTGATCAGAGCAGCTTAACAACTATACCAACCTAAACCTATTTATAAGCATTTGATTAGAAAAACTAGTTTGGGAGGTCCACATCTTGGAAGCACTGCCCAACAGGCTCAGTTTAGGGCAAGCAAGGCCCATTACCATTGTTTTATCAGAAACATGATGCAGAATAACAGTGTACATCCACAATACATGTACATATAAAGTACTgctgaaaaagagaggagacaAAGAACTCACAGTCTCACTGGAGAGGGAAAGGCTGAGTCGTTGTCTTCACAGGACATGTCACTGCCCTGGATAAGAGACAAGGTAAAGCACAATTAAAAGAAGAAAGTTGAATGGAAATTGAACGATAAAGGATAAACATGTGTTACTGCTAAGATTTATTGATCACGTT
The nucleotide sequence above comes from Etheostoma spectabile isolate EspeVRDwgs_2016 chromosome 15, UIUC_Espe_1.0, whole genome shotgun sequence. Encoded proteins:
- the slc4a1a gene encoding solute carrier family 4 member 1a (Diego blood group) is translated as MENNLSFEGSDMSCEDNDSAFPSPVRLTPLYDLEGGRQEEEEEVEAPVAIHSDSEAYLNLNTNATTRGDAQAYVELNELQGNTWQETGRWVGFEENFNPASGKWGPSHVSHLTFKSLIQLRKTMSTGAVILDLNASSLSAVAEKVADELLDKNEIRASDRDGLLRALLMRRSQTEGPVVTDTGDVEMQTFSVSKKRDTSDNMEASIVLSGAMDILQKPVVAFVRLRDSVVMDSSLESPVPVRFVFVLVGPSQSGIDYSESGRAMGALMADWVFCLEAYLAQTDKDLTNAIADFMDCSIVIPPTEIQDKEMLEPIIDFQKKMLRDRLRPNDTRLAFGDRVLVEKPPEEPQEDPLARTGYPFGGMVKDLKRRYRHYISDYTDALNPQVLAAVIFIYFAALSPAITFGGLLADKTNKMMGVSELMISTSLQGVIFCLIAAQPVLVIGFSGPLLVFEEAFHEFCDSQGIEYIVGRIWVGMWLIVIVIIIVAVEGSFLVRFISRFTQEIFSILISLIFIYETFNKLIKIFKTHPLILNYDHLNTSADNPFHPIVLEHVEVHDDGNVTIHELEIERAYPNTALLSMCLMFGCFFIAYFLRSFKNGHYFPGPLRRLIGDFGVPIAIFFMIAVDICIEDAYTQKLVVPKGIEVTNPKARGWFISPFGLNKPFPIWMMGACCVPALLVFILIFLESQITTLIVSKPERKMVKGSGFHFDLLLLVTMGGIVSIFGMPWLSAATVRSVTHANALTVMSKGPKPEIEKVLEQRISGMLVAIMVGISIFMEPILKMIPMTALFGIFLYMGITSLSGIQMWDRILLLITPKKYFPADPYATKVKTLKMHLFTLIQLVCLAVLWVVKMSPASLALPFVLILTIPLRMLMTGRLFTVKEMKCLDAEGAKVTFEEEPGVDMYNESPLP